In Aequorivita sp. H23M31, a single window of DNA contains:
- a CDS encoding MFS transporter, which translates to MPTLPKGSKKLLFAWAFYDWANSVYSLVIASAIFPIYYQSLFKMANIETIYVFGGHIRSTPLISYTTAAAFLLVALISPLLSGIADYVGNKKKFMKFFCYLGALSCIGLYFFSLENILLSLLFYFFGLIGFWGSLVFYNSYLPDVAYPEQQDKISGHGFSLGYIGSVILLLLNLGMVMNPNFFGLGKGEQASMNAMKWSFVSVGLWWIIFSQYTFYFLPKGNRSDKKVTTKILLNGFHELKRVYASLSANLQLKRYLTAFFVYSMAVQTVLLVATYFGEQEISWGGSGEKTMGLISSILIIQLVAVLGAEMTSLASRKFGNIPVLVVINLVWVFICIVAYFIRTPLQFYITAGVVGMVMGGIQSLSRSTYSKFLPPTKDTTSYFSFYDVAEKIGIVIGMLLYGFIDQITGSMRNSILFLVVFFISGLFLLLRVPRNKTI; encoded by the coding sequence ATGCCCACTTTACCTAAAGGAAGTAAAAAATTATTATTTGCGTGGGCATTCTATGATTGGGCAAATTCCGTATATAGCTTAGTTATAGCATCGGCCATTTTCCCCATATATTACCAAAGTCTTTTTAAAATGGCCAATATAGAAACCATATACGTTTTTGGCGGCCATATTCGCAGTACTCCTTTAATCAGTTATACCACAGCAGCGGCCTTTTTATTGGTGGCTCTTATTTCGCCTTTATTATCTGGAATCGCAGATTATGTTGGGAACAAAAAGAAGTTTATGAAATTTTTTTGTTATCTCGGTGCACTTTCTTGTATTGGGCTATATTTTTTCAGTCTTGAAAACATATTGTTGAGCTTACTATTTTATTTCTTTGGACTTATCGGCTTTTGGGGAAGTTTGGTCTTTTATAATTCCTATTTGCCTGACGTCGCCTATCCCGAACAACAGGATAAAATAAGCGGACACGGCTTTTCTCTAGGATATATCGGAAGTGTTATTTTATTGCTTTTGAATCTTGGAATGGTTATGAACCCAAATTTTTTTGGATTGGGTAAAGGGGAGCAGGCAAGTATGAACGCAATGAAATGGTCTTTTGTAAGTGTTGGGCTTTGGTGGATTATTTTCAGTCAATATACTTTCTATTTTCTTCCGAAAGGAAACAGATCGGATAAGAAGGTGACAACGAAAATACTTCTTAACGGATTTCATGAACTGAAACGAGTTTATGCATCACTTTCTGCCAATCTTCAACTTAAGAGATATCTAACAGCTTTTTTTGTGTACAGTATGGCTGTGCAAACCGTTCTATTGGTGGCGACATATTTTGGAGAACAGGAAATTAGTTGGGGCGGAAGCGGAGAAAAAACGATGGGTTTAATTTCAAGTATTTTGATAATCCAATTGGTCGCTGTATTGGGAGCAGAAATGACATCATTGGCTTCGAGAAAATTTGGAAATATTCCCGTACTTGTGGTTATAAATTTGGTTTGGGTCTTTATATGTATTGTAGCCTATTTTATTAGGACACCTCTTCAGTTTTATATTACTGCCGGCGTGGTAGGGATGGTTATGGGAGGAATCCAGTCGCTTTCCCGTTCCACTTATTCCAAATTTCTACCGCCCACAAAGGATACAACTTCCTATTTTAGCTTTTATGATGTTGCCGAAAAAATAGGAATAGTAATAGGAATGCTTTTGTACGGATTTATTGACCAGATTACTGGTAGTATGCGAAATTCAATTTTGTTCTTGGTTGTATTTTTTATTTCCGGATTATTTTTACTATTAAGAGTACCAAGAAATAAAACCATTTAA
- a CDS encoding M48 family metallopeptidase: MKTKLSISFLAVALFAVGCATNPFTGEKTLALVPNSQILPMAFQQYQQFLSENKVEKNTADARMVNEVGHQIAAAAEKYLKAHGYGEYLKDYRWEYNLVDSPEANAWCMPGGKIVVYSGILPITQDAAGLAAVMGHEVAHALANHGQQRMSAAQLQELGAVAGDLALANNPKYQNIFDSAYGITTNVGVMLPFSRSHESEADKIGLTLMAIAGYDPMAAVGLWERMQAREKGTPPEFLSTHPASSTRIRNIRSWAPAAKAEAKKFGVTTFKM, encoded by the coding sequence ATGAAGACCAAATTAAGTATATCTTTTTTAGCAGTGGCTCTATTTGCTGTAGGCTGTGCTACCAATCCCTTTACGGGAGAAAAGACTTTGGCCCTGGTTCCCAATTCCCAGATCCTTCCTATGGCTTTTCAACAATATCAACAATTTCTTTCCGAAAATAAGGTCGAGAAAAATACTGCTGATGCGCGAATGGTAAACGAAGTGGGGCATCAAATAGCGGCAGCTGCCGAAAAATATTTAAAAGCTCACGGATACGGAGAATACTTAAAGGACTATAGATGGGAATACAACCTTGTTGATAGCCCCGAGGCAAATGCCTGGTGTATGCCAGGAGGGAAAATAGTTGTTTATAGTGGAATATTACCAATAACCCAGGATGCCGCCGGACTCGCAGCGGTTATGGGCCACGAGGTAGCCCACGCACTTGCTAATCATGGACAACAACGAATGAGTGCGGCACAATTACAAGAGTTGGGAGCCGTGGCGGGAGATTTAGCCCTTGCCAACAATCCAAAATATCAAAATATATTTGATTCCGCCTATGGTATAACCACCAACGTTGGGGTAATGCTTCCCTTTAGCAGAAGTCACGAATCTGAGGCAGATAAAATAGGTCTTACTTTAATGGCGATTGCGGGTTATGATCCGATGGCTGCTGTTGGTCTCTGGGAAAGGATGCAGGCTAGGGAAAAAGGAACTCCCCCAGAGTTTTTAAGTACGCACCCAGCTAGCAGTACTAGGATCCGAAATATAAGATCTTGGGCTCCAGCAGCAAAAGCGGAAGCCAAAAAATTTGGGGTAACTACTTTTAAAATGTAG
- a CDS encoding DUF6252 family protein produces the protein MKNRYLIGGILLLLLAFPFISCENEPLTGTFPEGQGPNGPAAGKFKATVAGVEFTADLALATLSESRTLVLKGTKGNGEKINLSVADAALGTFDISWDGTSKNWGVYKDTKPTSLPYASLIDGGGRGTLEITLLDEERKKVSGTFEFVGVRIKMDDAGNPILDGNGAPVMESIDITSGSFTSLSYTIVEDEDEGGGDGDTPLNEFFAKVDGVGFIPESITVTEPINADVHMVKIEALNAENEFLRIDIPKALGVGTFNMENLSDGTKLIALYRDNRGGENLTSNPGKITITEFDLIHGVLKATFQFTGKDPLGNDPRVVKVKEGNFTVYFEGVPQPENLFTANIDGNPYAPETIEISMTVVNQYPRVNIVTNDRDRRMTLSFPATITEGAFDMGEEVILGNEIVGTYYPIDGVSIPYVSQTGTIEITSYDYLTRIIEGTFSFTAVDATGLHNGIYEITSGEFLAILP, from the coding sequence ATGAAGAACAGATATCTTATTGGAGGAATCCTATTATTGTTATTAGCATTCCCGTTTATTTCTTGTGAAAATGAGCCTTTAACCGGAACCTTTCCTGAGGGTCAAGGTCCAAACGGACCAGCCGCCGGTAAATTCAAAGCTACCGTAGCTGGAGTGGAATTCACTGCTGATTTAGCTCTTGCGACCCTTTCAGAATCTAGAACTTTGGTATTGAAAGGAACCAAAGGGAATGGTGAAAAAATCAATCTTTCCGTAGCAGATGCTGCCTTAGGGACTTTTGACATTAGCTGGGACGGGACCAGTAAAAACTGGGGAGTTTATAAAGACACTAAGCCTACATCACTTCCGTATGCTTCCCTTATCGATGGGGGTGGAAGAGGTACCTTGGAAATCACCTTATTGGATGAAGAACGTAAAAAAGTTTCAGGAACTTTTGAATTCGTTGGAGTTAGAATCAAAATGGACGATGCAGGAAATCCTATTTTAGATGGTAATGGAGCCCCTGTAATGGAAAGTATTGACATTACTAGTGGGTCATTCACTTCATTAAGCTATACTATAGTAGAGGATGAAGATGAGGGCGGTGGAGATGGTGATACTCCTCTAAATGAATTTTTCGCCAAAGTTGACGGCGTCGGTTTTATTCCAGAATCCATAACGGTAACAGAGCCTATAAATGCCGATGTCCACATGGTAAAAATTGAAGCTCTAAATGCGGAAAACGAGTTCCTGCGCATTGATATTCCAAAAGCTCTTGGGGTTGGAACTTTTAATATGGAGAATTTATCGGATGGTACAAAACTTATAGCATTATATAGAGATAATCGAGGAGGAGAGAATCTTACTTCCAATCCAGGCAAGATTACTATCACGGAATTTGATTTGATACATGGGGTTTTAAAAGCTACCTTCCAATTTACCGGAAAGGATCCCCTTGGAAATGATCCTCGAGTGGTAAAGGTAAAAGAAGGTAATTTTACGGTTTATTTTGAGGGAGTTCCACAACCCGAAAATTTATTTACGGCAAACATTGATGGAAATCCATATGCTCCCGAAACTATTGAAATTTCCATGACAGTCGTAAACCAATATCCGCGCGTCAATATTGTTACAAATGATAGAGACCGACGAATGACCCTTAGCTTCCCAGCAACTATTACTGAAGGTGCTTTTGATATGGGAGAAGAGGTAATTCTAGGTAATGAAATTGTAGGTACGTATTATCCAATTGATGGAGTTTCCATTCCTTATGTGTCGCAAACCGGGACGATAGAGATTACCAGTTATGATTATTTAACACGAATAATAGAAGGTACTTTCAGCTTTACTGCCGTAGATGCTACCGGATTACACAATGGCATTTACGAGATTACTAGCGGTGAATTTTTGGCAATACTACCATAG